A genomic region of Miscanthus floridulus cultivar M001 chromosome 3, ASM1932011v1, whole genome shotgun sequence contains the following coding sequences:
- the LOC136543727 gene encoding uncharacterized protein, which produces MPTFLQWSESTITFDQINHLESVPQPGRYPLMVDPIISTKWVTKVLMDGGSGLNIMYAKTLDVMGIDMTHIQQTRAPFQGIMPRKQAMPLGLIDLLVTFRDPSNYRMETLTFKVVGFPRTYHAILGRPCYTKFIAVPSYTYLKLKMPRPCRVITIGTSFQRTYECEVECCDQAMAIVASKELAPISKEVAEEAPDPKRSARSFELVEGTKEVLIDPSGSNRKVVCIGTMVSSK; this is translated from the coding sequence atgcctaccttcctccagtggtcggagtccaccataacctttgatcagatcaaccacctagagagcgtcccacaaccagggagatatccactcatggtcgacccgatcatcagcacAAAGTGggtcaccaaggtactgatggatggaggcagtggcctcaacatcatgtatgccaagacgcttgaCGTCATGGGCATCGACATGACACACATCCAACAGACCAGAGCGCCTTTCCaaggcatcatgcctagaaagcaggccatgccacttgggctaATCGATCTGCTTGTTACCTtcagggatccatccaattataggatggaaaccctcaccttcaaggtggtcgggttccctagaacttaccacgccatcctaggacgtccatgttACACGAAGTTCATAGCCGTCCCcagctacacctacctaaagctgaagatgccgagaccatgcagggtcatcaccattggcacctccttccagcgcacctatgagtgtgaggtcgagtgctgtgatcAGGCCatggcaatcgtcgcctccaaggagcttgcgcCCATCAGTAAGGAGGttgccgaagaagcacccgaccccaagcggtcggctAGGTCTTTTGAGCTAgtggagggcaccaaggaggtcctcatagaccctagcggctCCAATAGGAAAGTGGTGTGTATTGGCACCATggtttcctccaaatag
- the LOC136543729 gene encoding LRR receptor-like serine/threonine-protein kinase EFR, which translates to MPLVGTLSSSLPLIIVFFFSSLLTLSVPSQCSTPLSRQPSDNSEALLCLRNHLSNSNRAGSLPPSWNNDSSAQFCSWSGVTCSKRHSSSRVVALDLESLGLHGQIPPCIGNLTFLTRIHLPNNQLHGQIPAELGQLNRLRYLNLSSNIDSATLSSCLGFQTIDLASNSLSGGIPEGLGTLGNLSVLSLSENYLTGNIPVSLGSGSSLVSVILNNNSLTGPIPSLLANCSSLQELAVRNNHLSGEIPPSLFNSTSLEMLVLAVNNFVGPIPALSNTDSPLQYLLLDSNDLEGTIPSTLGNFSSLLWLKLGNNGFHGSIPMSIGKIANLQLLDMTYNNLSGAVPDSL; encoded by the coding sequence ATGCCCCTTGTAGGAACTCTCAGCTCCTCACTGCCATTGATcattgtcttcttcttctcctctctATTGACACTCTCTGTGCCTTCACAATGTTCTACACCTCTTAGTCGTCAACCTAGCGACAACTCGGAGGCACTCCTTTGCCTTAGGAACCACCTCTCAAACTCAAACCGTGCCGGATCACTCCCACCGTCATGGAACAATGATAGTTCCGCCCAGTTCTGCAGCTGGTCCGGTGTTACATGCAGCAAGAGACACTCATCATCTCGTGTTGTTGCACTGGACCTCGAGTCGCTCGGCCTCCATGGCCAGATACCTCCTTGCATCGGTAACCTCACTTTCCTCACAAGGATCCACTTGCCAAACAATCAGCTGCACGGTCAGATCCCAGCTGAACTTGGCCAGCTAAATAGGTTGCGCTACCTTAACCTCAGCTCCAATATTGATAGCGCTACTCTGTCATCATGTTTGGGCTTTCAGACCATTGATCTTGCAAGTAATTCTCTCAGTGGGGGTATCCCAGAAGGGCTGGGGACCCTCGGCAACCTTTCAGTTCTGAGTCTGTCCGAAAATTATCTGACGGGCAACATTCCTGTTTCACTTGGAAGCGGCTCTTCTCTTGTCTCCGTTATCCTCAACAACAACAGCCTCACGGGGCCTATCCCGTCGCTCCTTGCTAATTGTTCCTCGCTTCAAGAGTTGGCCGTGAGGAACAATCATCTCAGCGGAGAGATTCCTCCATCACTGTTTAATAGCACATCACTTGAGATGTTAGTCCTTGCGGTGAACAACTTTGTTGGGCCCATACCTGCACTCTCGAACACTGACTCACCCTTACAGTATCTATTGTTGGACTCTAATGACCTTGAAGGAACCATACCATCCACTCTAGGGAACTTTTCTTCCCTCCTCTGGCTCAAGCTTGGCAATAACGGTTTTCATGGTAGCATACCAATGAGTATAGGTAAGATCGCAAACCTGCAACTACTAGACATGACTTACAACAATTTGTCAGGTGCTGTTCCAGACTCGCTTTAG